A genomic segment from Phragmites australis chromosome 6, lpPhrAust1.1, whole genome shotgun sequence encodes:
- the LOC133920392 gene encoding amino acid transporter AVT6A-like, translating into MVMPVSSGGDHAAADDGSEPLLPRKQQRRGDGEDGGDDFHGASFAGAVFNLSTTIVGAGIMALPATMKVLGLAPGLVLIVLAALLTESSIELLVRFSRAVGATSYGEAMGDAFGALGKGFLQACVVVNNVGVMVVYMIIIGDVLSGTSSSGVHHHGVLEGWFGANRWNGRFAILTITTLGVFTPLACFKRVDSLRYTSAISVALAVVFVVITAGIAIIKLVRGQIPMPKLFPDVNDWSSIWRLFTAAPVLVTAYICHYNVHPIDNELKDSSQIRPIVRMSLLLCSAVYITTSFFGFLLFGESTLDDVLANFDSNLGIPYSSLFNDAVRVSYVLHLMLVFPIVFHALRLNMDGLLFPSARPLSCDNRRFGVLTAALLAVIFLAANFIPNIWDAFQFTGATASVSVAYIFPAAITLRDRHGIAKRRDKFLAVFMIVLAVVANAVAVYSDACS; encoded by the exons ATGGTCATGCCGGTGTCGAGCGGGGGTGACCACGCCGCGGCGGATGATGGCAGCGAGCCCCTCCTGCCCAGGAAGCAGCAGCGCAGGGGCGACggggaggatggcggcgacGACTTCCACGGCGCTTCTTTCGCGGGGGCGGTGTTCAACCTGTCCACCACCATCGTCGGCGCGGGCATCATGGCGCTCCCGGCCACCATGAAGGTGCTCGGCCTCGCCCCCGGGCTCGTCCTGATCGTGCTCGCCGCGCTGCTCACGGAATCCTCCATCGAGCTCCTCGTGCGGTTCAGCCGCGCCGTGGGTGCCACGTCCTACGGCGAGGCCATGGGTGACGCCTTCGGGGCGCTCGGCAAGGGGTTCCTCCAGGCCTGCGTCGTCGTCAACAACGTCGGCGTCATGGTTGTCTACATGATCATCATCG GTGATGTGCTCTCTGGAACCTCCTCCAGCGGTGTGCACCATCATGGTGTACTAGAAGGATGGTTCGGCGCAAACCGGTGGAACGGACGCTTCGCCATTCTCACTATCACAACTCTCGGTGTGTTCACTCCGCTAGCATGTTTCAAGCGCGTCG ACTCACTGAGATACACGTCTGCTATATCGGTTGCTCTGGCCGTTGTGTTCGTCGTGATCACTGCCGGAATCGCCATCATCAAGCTGGTGAGAGGACAGATCCCGATGCCTAAGCTGTTCCCCGATGTTAATGACTGGTCGTCCATCTGGAGGCTCTTCACAGCGGCTCCAGTTCTTGTCACCGCTTACATTTGCCACTACAACG TTCACCCTATTGACAACGAGCTCAAGGATTCTTCGCAGATCAGGCCGATCGTGCGCATGTCGCTGCTGCTGTGCTCGGCCGTGTACATCACCACCAGCTTCTTCGGCTTCCTCCTATTCGGTGAGTCGACGCTGGACGACGTGCTCGCCAACTTCGACTCCAACCTTGGCATCCCCTACAGCTCGCTCTTCAACGATGCCGTCAGGGTGAGCTACGTGCTCCACCTCATGCTCGTCTTCCCCATCGTGTTCCACGCGCTGCGGCTCAACATGGACGGGCTCCTCTTCCCCTCGGCGCGGCCGCTGTCCTGTGACAACCGGAGGTTCGGTGTACTGACGGCAGCACTTCTTGCGGTGATCTTCCTCGCCGCGAACTTCATCCCCAACATCTGGGACGCCTTCCAGTTCACAGGAGCGACCGCTTCTGTCTCCGTTGCCTACATCTTCCCGGCGGCGATCACGCTAAG GGATCGTCATGGCATAGCGAAGAGGAGGGACAAGTTCCTGGCAGTGTTCATGATTGTTCTTGCGGTGGTGGCAAATGCGGTGGCCGTGTACAGCGACGCTTGCTCGTGA